The nucleotide sequence taagtctttttattttttcttttgttgaatatCAATAAGTTCAAGGAATTCGAAAGTCCACGGCCACTTTCGAgtcgttttccggccaaaccacggcgagttagccatctaaaaaggtaccattctcttcgtctcgtcgagaagtatgattttcgttttttgaatcacttgatttcgttgagtattgaagaagttatgaacatttaaagtttacccagtttccggctagttttccagttttccctcggaccagtcaactttgaggctattttccgaccatctccggcaaccattgggcttccaaataggtataatcttattctacactttcctatcttcattttgatgtattatgggtcgaatttggttaagaaacgattgagttacaaaactttgaaaattgtccaaacttccggccaagagctcagggacacttaacggagtttttaacggaatgaccaaaatgatggatggtggacaatctcagggaccactttggttgatttgaaatgttatggaccaaagtgatgagttatacaaatctcatggaccattttggttATTTAGCCTTAAAAAGATAAGTACTCATAAATTATAACCTCAATCATAGCCTCGCGGCTAACCAAAAGCATTGCACCTGATTTCTTGCGTGTTAGACATGAAGCCTTAATATAATGTTGGAAAATAAAGTCCTACATCAAAGACACAATAAAATACTTTACAATTTATATGTACGAAGTTCACTACTAATACTATCGAATCCTTTTGTTATATTGTTCATGCTTGATAATATGGCAATTTTTGATACAAAATAGTATGATGATTAAGTTAATTAAAGACAATATTAGCGATGTTACATAATGAACCATGCTAAATTAATCTAAGGAGTTTATCACATGATTGAATTTCTGTTTCATTTTCAGAGTGCGTGCATGCATGCAGGTCATCATTCCCGCGTATTGAATCTGCATGCGTTTATTAACATGTTCTATGTAAAAATTGTAAATACATACACACGCACACGCACACGCACACGCACGCTTTATGTATATGCAATGATCAAGTTCCTacaaaaagtatataaaaaccTTCAAGTTAAATTGACCAGTCACATCATCTCACCGGGTGTCCTTCCTCCTTAATGAAAGGATTCGGCTTTTCTATCTTAACTGTGGTATTCAACATAGTTGTAATTAATCAACCTAAACCATTTCGTTATGACCTAATTAATATAATCTTAATGTGCATGTGGATTAGGTAGCTAATTCTACTTTGGATTCGATCTTGACATCGAGGTTATCTTAATTAGTGTCGGTTAATTTTATATGCATTTATGAGTGATCAAATTTTATGAACCTATTTTGTGTGGTGCTTTTATCATTGATTGACATGTATCAAATTTATGACAATAAAGTTAAGCATGGTCATGTTTATTACCATGTATCAATTACTGATAGAGGTCACAAAGAAACAACACGTAAAAAGAGTGCAAAAAATTTGAACTCCATCTCTGATTACATCACCATGGCACGTAAACACAATGGTATCCATGTATGAACATGTAGGAGTCAAGACTCAAGatttataaatttgttttgttgtccttttttatgaagaaattaatgaTTTGATTTGGCACAAGAAGTATAGTACATGAAACTCGAACTGAATCTGGCTGGAATGTAGGCAATGATACAACTCAATTTGCTGAGAAGTATGAAGGAAACATAATTCTTcatttatataaataaaaagattaaaaaaaaaactgagcacAAATCTATGATGGCCAACATTCCAGCCAGATTCATTCAAAGCTGATGGGTCTTTTCCCTTTCTCCTTTGGTAATATTACTTAAGAATGATTGATAAGAAATTGAATGTGGATACGTACGGTTTGAATATTGGCAAGCTCAAGCTCATGTTCGAGAATCCTTACACTTCTTCTTTGGTTTTTCCTATGGCTAAAAATTGacatttcaattatttaaacCAACCATGATCAACAGTTCtatgaattgtttttcaaaatttggttAAATTGTTTCATCCAATTAATTCATCGAAATTATTTAATTGAGAGATTCAACTACTTTGTAAGAGCGTTCAAAGTGTACATGTAATTTGACTGTCCCGACACACCTTTCTCATATCTCTCAAATAACTTTAGTTTTGCTTTTAGTTTTGCTTttgaacaaattaataattaaaaatgcaAACCATATTGCATTAAAAGGCGAGAGATTgtagtaaaaatattttcatcattttaatttgTCGACCCCATAATTCTTTGCTCTATACATTTTATCTTTTTGGTGGTCCTTGTTTTGGTTGCTGTAAATTGCGAGGGATTGTAATAAAGTGTCGGCAACCAACAATTTGCGCCGATGTTCTCGTCACCTCACGTGGAAAATGGAATGGAGGGAcgtttatattttcaatttttatgttaaaattttcaatttttatgttaaaattttcaagtttatacAAGTCAATGGTTGAAATTGCCATAGAAACAAACACAACATCTGGACAACAAGGAAGAAGACATGAAATAGGGAGCCTACGATAACGAATTAAACAAATTATACTTAACTAATCCATTTTAATAAATGTTGGTGTTGTCACTCAtgtgaaaatggagaaaaaataaTCGTTATCCACCTACAATCGGATGTTTAATCTATTTACTAGCTAGTTACAAAGTCAAAGGTTTATCATTTAATGGAattgttcgtggcaggaatttccgtcggggatgtttcctggccgacgagcacacagctcccctggaggttggtgccggttgagggctgctatcgggcttctgcttcactatcgggcgttgtcgggcaagtctcgtcgggcaagtctcgtcgagcaagactcttcgggcaagactcttcgggtaaggctgaaagagaaggacagcattaactttgagaggtgcctttgtggggccttaggtgtaggccttgaggctcacaatcaaggttaacatttaagtgctcaggcgtgccactgccatctttagcatggcagatgtaaaatagTTGTTGtgctttagttgtatatatgtatgtatccaagaaaccatgttagttataacaggtgcctttgtggggccttaggtgtaggccttgaggcttcccataaataactaaaccagtgctcgaacacatcatatttgttctcgtgattgtaggagttttctaactattatacttctgattacccgaatccaagaagtagaatgaacccaaataggtgcctttgtggggccttaggtgtaggccttgagacttcccatcagagttcattcttatacttagactctttagatcgctgaacggaatgaatccaaatggatgcctttgtggggccttaggtgtaggccttgaggctttccattagaatccattccatgctcaagcgttctatggtaatcatgatataatagaaagaaaactagaaggtaggttgattacttgcgccccaagtaacttcggacttctcgtttatcaaggactgtcgtggatgggttaagtccacataaggttcttttttatgccttgaggccaaggacttttaactgatcagatttacatgcccgagggcttaggacttggatctagTTTGAACACTaacgatatattcaaatcggattcaagcactgagaaagccttttaatagtcatgttgctagaaataacttgcatataactggaagtatacaacatattgaaaagacaaaactaaagcaaagaaggtcgggcaaggttaaaccttatcgggtaaggttgctcgtcttgcaggttcctatctttgtagttttgtcaaaagtctgaaagcttagaggggtagagagagagagagattacaaaagatgaatcgatactacagcaaggttgaacaaggtagcagagctattacaaagggttgaaGATAGGGttatcccgagagggatgaaggtttgtcccgaaagggatgaaggctgactacagctttgttttgaaggcaaatctggctttgagcagagtttgtgcttgcatttgtttgtttgattgagtgtccttattcctggattttctttcttcttatatagacaactctgCTTGGGCTTCTGTAGCagcagctttgcccgaatgcagtttgagggtgatgactcatcagctattttacatttaatgccaccataaagtgctttatgggctgtgtagctgatcagtctacaccacttggcctttgggtaggtaagcaagtggtcttcatgagctgtaCCAGGTCAGAAAAGGCTTTTCCCTGCCTTCTTGGCTTCGACTGGGCTTCGGCTATCTTCCCTTtcaggcctccttttgggccaactcctttcttgagcccaaagttcaagttttgatccaaacagtgcccccttcgaTCAATATttagcctggaattccaggcgccaatattgattgaaaaaGCTCTTTATAAAACCCACAAATCCCTTGCGGTTGAACTTCTCGATCCCCTGTATTTACAGCAAGAAATCCTTTTCTAAGTTTTCGCCCTCGTCATCTTCCTTAGTATTATTCCCttctcgaactccttcaaatgacTACGGAATCTAGCCAAACCCAACCCTCTTATGAATCTGGCGAAGGAATCGCCACTCTGCGTCGTCTACTCAATGGGCTGCATCGCCCTCGGGCAGGTCTGCACTCCTAGCTTTTCTTTGAGGTGCATGGGGTACAATCATTGGGTCCCGCCTAGATTTCTCGAGTCCCTTCAGTGGTGGAGAGCAACATGCCTAGAGATAACTGGTTTTCCCCAAATCCCTATTCGGCTAGGTCGGgcatctcttcctccaaatgGTCATCATATCGTCGAGGCTTTCCTCTGATGAATGATCCTGCCTGGGCTCAATGGATTGATGATTTAAAGCCTACTTTTAAGAGGAAATGGATGAATAATGGTATTTATGAGTTAATCATGCTTTCGAAGACCTCTATTATTCCCAAGCCCGAACTGCTCGTCTCTGCCTTCCTTTTCTggaattcgggcacaaataccTTTGGCTTCCGTATGGGCCCCATGTCTCCcaccattcttgacatggctCAAGTTTTCGGCTTGAGGCCCTCGGGCAGGATAGTGGACATGACTCAAGACTGGGTTCAATCCTCTGCCACTGGAAGCTCAAGTTCATCAGCTGCCTTCCTCTCTTTGAACTATAACTCTgcaactttcaagagttatggGACTTCCTTCAAAGGATTCATCCCCTTCGTAAAGGAGAATTTTGGGGTGGGCTCACCTCGGGTTGATAAAGATCAGGAGCACATGTATTTCCTCTTATACTGGCTCAACAAGCACATCTTCCCCAACAAATCTAAAGGGGTGAGGGTTGAATGGATCCCCTTAGTAGAAGCTCTCCACAACTTTGATGACGTAGCAACAAGTCCATTCCTTCTTTCCCATCTTTATCATCTTCTTTTTGAAATGACTCAAGGTGAGCCATTTGAGACCAACTTGAATGGACCAATATGGATGATACAAACTTGGCTTCAATGGTACTTTACGGAATTTCGGGCTACTAATCTGGAGTTCCCTGAGGGTGTGGCCCCTGCCCGAATCCTGGCTGAAGCTGCCCCTATAGATCATTCCACTTTTGCCTGCTTCTATTTCTTCAGAGTTTGCAGGACTCGGTCAGATTTAGAATGGGGTGCATCGGTCCTAAGAAGATATCCTTGGTTTTCTGACCAAGTCTTTCAAGATGCCCCTGGCGAGGATGCTACCCCCTTTTGCAGGGAGAAATTTATTAGTTGCATTCAATCGAGAGACCTGGCCTGGGGAGTTCGGGGCAATAGATATGACCGAGGCTTGGAAGTGTACCATCCTAACTTCTGCAGCAGGCAGTTAGGATTTAGACAGGCCATTCCTGTCCCGTTCTTCAACTCTGTCCATTGTGGCACTTCATTCCGGTTACCAACTCCATCTGAAGTGACATTCTGAGCTGCCCGACGCAGTCTTGACGTAATGAGTCAAGCGGCCCGAAAGTTCATCATTCTCAATTTTGAGTGCACCTCGCTCTTCTCTTCTTGGTGGGAAGACAAATGGACTAAGAAGTATGGAGGAGATTTGAAAGAAACTCATGATCGCCTTTTCAACCAACTTTCACTTAAGTCATATCCTAGCTCGGGCGaacttgaaaattggaaggagaTGATTCAAGAGAAGAATCGGTTACTTCTTATAGgtatttctctttcaatttgATTTTGCTTCCCTTCTGAAGTCCTTTTATCCTTACTTTTGCTGAATTCTGCAGCTCCAACGGATGTTGAATCGGAAGTTATTGAATCCGAGGATGATTCTGCTGATGCTGCAATTCTTCATGGAGCTGCCGCAGAAGCCGGGAGACGAGAAGTTGGGGAGGGTGCAGATGTTTCAGAATCCTTCGGGGATTCAGGAGCTGAAGAAACACCTGAAGCTCTTATCAAAGCACCTAAGCGAAAAAAAGCGGCTGTGACTAAGACTTCAGATCCTGATCCAGTACCTCTACCCAAAACCACCCGACCAACTCTTACTAGAAAAAGTAAGAGAGCAAGAACTACCGCTCCTCCTAAGTCATCAGCCCTATCTGCTCCAGTTCCTGAGGCAGGCAGAAAGAAGCAACAATCCTCAAGTGAGTTTCTGTTTTTCTTCATCAAACTGTTACCTTTCCCCTTTATCTAATTGTCTCCTTTACTGGCAAACAAGACCCCAAGCATCTAAAAGACCAATCCTTGCTTCTAAGGAGGAACCACTAAGAGCTACAATGCTCAAAAAGGCCGAAGAACTGCAAAATACTGCCCTCAGAGAACTTGAGGtatgatttatatatttttctttaggCCTCTTCTTGCTCTCATATAACTCTTAAATCTGATTATTTGACTCAGGCCGCAAGAAAGGAAAAGCTCTCTCCGCCCGAAGCCTCTCCACAATTTGCCCGAGAGACAAGCCTACCTCCTTCCCAGGTCGACCCTTCAGAGGtgattttttcttctcttctaatTCTTGGATAACTTTCCAACTTCTGGACCTAATGTCTGAATATTTTTAGGCTGGAGCATCTGCTTCCTTGCCTTGTCATGGCCCTCCTCTGAGGTCTATGACCTCTTCTACTGTTCTGGATGCAACCCCTTCTTCTCAATTCGATCCATCCACAGGAGTTATGTTGCACTTCGTGGATGAGGACAGTAACTTGGTGAGTCACATATTCCATATTGAACTTCTGCACATTGCTTCCCAA is from Malus sylvestris chromosome 5, drMalSylv7.2, whole genome shotgun sequence and encodes:
- the LOC126621747 gene encoding uncharacterized protein LOC126621747 translates to MNDPAWAQWIDDLKPTFKRKWMNNGIYELIMLSKTSIIPKPELLVSAFLFWNSGTNTFGFRMGPMSPTILDMAQVFGLRPSGRIVDMTQDWVQSSATGSSSSSAAFLSLNYNSATFKSYGTSFKGFIPFVKENFGVGSPRVDKDQEHMYFLLYWLNKHIFPNKSKGVRVEWIPLVEALHNFDDVATSPFLLSHLYHLLFEMTQGEPFETNLNGPIWMIQTWLQWYFTEFRATNLEFPEGVAPARILAEAAPIDHSTFACFYFFRVCRTRSDLEWGASVLRRYPWFSDQVFQDAPGEDATPFCREKFISCIQSRDLAWGVRGNRYDRGLEVYHPNFCSRQLGFRQAIPVPFFNSVHCGTSFRLPTPSEVTF